A genome region from Pseudomonas sp. N3-W includes the following:
- a CDS encoding methyltransferase domain-containing protein → MSNIKADFTERLFIEAGLCKGMRVLDVGCGTGDVTFLLAALVGNTGAVVGADRDANALAIARQRINPEDQAAPDFIESDLLDIPESLGEFDAIVGRRVLMYQADTVATVRALTQRLRPGGLFVFQEHDTTMVPASRGAFPLHTQAQGWIKRMIEHEGADLHIGFNLYRIFTQAGLSVENVRAECLVQTPDSPSSLGYIVRACLPRILAHGVATADEIEIETLQQRLDEERTHTQNIFIGDMIFGAWARKPK, encoded by the coding sequence GTGTCGAACATCAAAGCGGATTTTACCGAGCGTCTGTTCATCGAGGCAGGCCTCTGTAAAGGCATGCGCGTCCTTGACGTTGGTTGCGGCACGGGAGACGTGACGTTCCTGCTGGCCGCTCTGGTTGGAAACACGGGAGCTGTCGTGGGCGCCGATCGTGATGCCAATGCGCTTGCCATCGCACGCCAGCGGATCAACCCTGAAGATCAGGCCGCGCCGGATTTCATCGAAAGCGACCTGCTTGATATTCCCGAGTCGCTGGGCGAATTTGACGCGATCGTTGGCCGTCGAGTGCTGATGTATCAGGCCGATACCGTGGCGACTGTACGCGCACTGACACAGCGTTTGCGCCCCGGCGGCCTCTTTGTATTCCAGGAGCATGACACCACCATGGTCCCCGCCAGCCGTGGTGCATTTCCCCTGCACACGCAGGCTCAGGGTTGGATAAAACGCATGATTGAACATGAAGGGGCAGACCTGCATATCGGTTTCAACCTTTATCGAATCTTCACGCAAGCCGGCTTGAGCGTCGAAAATGTCCGGGCAGAATGTCTGGTGCAAACGCCCGACAGCCCAAGCAGCCTGGGCTATATCGTGCGAGCCTGCTTGCCGCGAATCCTCGCCCATGGCGTCGCAACGGCAGATGAAATCGAGATTGAAACCCTGCAGCAACGGTTGGACGAAGAGCGTACGCACACGCAGAACATCTTTATTGGCGACATGATTTTTGGTGCTTGGGCGCGCAAGCCGAAGTAA
- a CDS encoding DNA/RNA non-specific endonuclease → MHLRKIAVGLSALVLLSTGAQARSLLDLLKPPTQHQEQTSRSGSISQSAALDLYSNQQKQASFDGCAELFPAAKPINVATVPATMNPMALCSDNFAVLYSQTSKTPLIVVERLNASQLQDAKGEERTNQFYPDPRIPKSGRAELSDYRGQHPAVDRGHQSPAADAPNPNAMAQSFALSNMVPQDPTNNRKIWSKVESDVRKFAKRADGNVFVFTGPLFDSGHSTIGENKVWVPTRLFKLVYDASSKRAWAYVLPNAETRIEKPMDYDAFVKSTGLKLLGNLPISGSVGRT, encoded by the coding sequence ATGCACCTACGCAAAATTGCAGTTGGGCTGTCAGCCCTTGTTTTGCTCTCGACCGGGGCACAAGCCCGCAGTCTGCTGGATCTCCTCAAGCCGCCCACTCAGCATCAGGAACAAACCTCCCGCTCGGGCTCGATCAGCCAGAGCGCGGCCCTGGACCTTTATTCAAACCAACAGAAACAGGCCTCGTTTGACGGCTGCGCAGAGCTGTTCCCCGCCGCGAAACCGATCAACGTGGCCACCGTGCCGGCAACCATGAACCCGATGGCCCTGTGTTCCGATAACTTCGCGGTGCTGTACTCGCAAACCAGCAAGACGCCGCTGATCGTGGTCGAACGCCTTAACGCCTCCCAGCTGCAGGACGCCAAAGGGGAGGAGCGCACCAACCAGTTCTACCCCGACCCACGCATTCCCAAGAGTGGGCGGGCAGAGTTGAGCGACTACCGTGGCCAACATCCAGCGGTCGACCGTGGGCATCAATCCCCGGCAGCCGATGCGCCGAACCCCAATGCCATGGCGCAATCCTTTGCGCTGTCGAACATGGTGCCGCAAGACCCGACCAACAACCGCAAGATCTGGAGCAAGGTCGAGTCTGATGTCAGGAAATTTGCCAAGCGCGCCGATGGCAATGTGTTTGTCTTTACCGGCCCGCTGTTTGACTCGGGCCACAGCACCATTGGCGAGAACAAGGTCTGGGTGCCGACCCGCCTGTTCAAGCTGGTTTACGACGCATCGTCCAAGCGGGCCTGGGCCTACGTACTGCCCAACGCTGAAACCCGTATCGAGAAACCGATGGACTATGACGCTTTCGTCAAAAGCACCGGCCTGAAGCTGCTGGGCAATCTGCCCATCTCCGGTTCGGTAGGGCGTACTTGA
- the arsH gene encoding arsenical resistance protein ArsH, whose product MTDSMPNLDVSLIQPNASDRDGQHPPRILLLYGSTRERSFSRLLVEEAARLLQHFGAETRIFNPSGLPLPDDAPNDHPKVQELLELMQWSEGQVWCSPERHGAMSAVFKAQIDWVPLALGAVRPTQGKTLAVMQVSGGSQSFNAVNQLRVLGRWMRMFTIPNQSSVPKAYLEFDQENRMKPSALYDRVVDVMEELVKFTLLLRGHPELVDRYSERKESAQELTERVNQRSI is encoded by the coding sequence ATGACCGACTCGATGCCCAATCTCGACGTCTCACTGATTCAACCCAATGCCAGTGATCGCGACGGCCAGCACCCGCCACGAATCCTGCTGCTGTACGGATCGACGCGCGAGCGTTCGTTCAGTCGGCTGCTGGTCGAAGAAGCCGCACGACTGCTGCAGCACTTCGGTGCCGAGACGCGGATCTTCAATCCTTCAGGTCTTCCACTGCCGGATGACGCCCCCAACGATCACCCGAAAGTTCAGGAATTGCTGGAACTGATGCAATGGTCCGAAGGCCAGGTCTGGTGCTCGCCCGAGCGCCACGGTGCCATGTCGGCGGTGTTCAAGGCCCAGATTGACTGGGTGCCGCTGGCGCTGGGTGCCGTGCGCCCGACTCAGGGCAAAACCCTTGCGGTCATGCAAGTCAGCGGCGGCTCGCAGTCGTTCAACGCGGTGAATCAGCTTCGTGTGCTGGGACGCTGGATGCGCATGTTCACCATCCCCAATCAATCGTCGGTGCCGAAGGCCTATCTGGAGTTTGACCAAGAGAACCGCATGAAGCCGTCGGCGCTGTATGACCGGGTGGTGGATGTGATGGAGGAACTGGTGAAATTCACCCTGTTGCTACGCGGTCACCCGGAACTGGTTGACCGTTATTCAGAGCGCAAGGAATCGGCGCAGGAACTGACTGAACGGGTGAATCAGCGGTCGATCTGA
- a CDS encoding arsenate reductase ArsC, whose protein sequence is MRVLFMCTANSCRSILSEAMFNHLAPQGFDAVSAGSFPKGQVLPRTLTTLHEAAIATDGLSSKGNDTFESNPPDIVITVCDKAAGEACPVYFGPALKAHWGLEDPSDVKGDEAVVGAAFHATLARIETRCRAFFALPFAQLDRAALKRELDRISDL, encoded by the coding sequence ATGCGCGTTTTGTTCATGTGCACTGCCAATAGCTGTCGCAGCATTCTGTCCGAAGCCATGTTCAATCATCTTGCACCGCAGGGTTTCGACGCCGTCAGTGCCGGCAGTTTTCCCAAAGGACAGGTTCTGCCGCGTACCCTGACCACGTTGCACGAGGCCGCCATTGCCACGGACGGTCTGAGCAGCAAAGGCAATGACACCTTCGAAAGCAATCCACCGGACATTGTCATCACCGTCTGCGACAAGGCCGCCGGTGAAGCCTGCCCCGTCTACTTCGGGCCCGCGTTGAAGGCCCATTGGGGGCTGGAAGACCCCTCGGATGTGAAGGGCGACGAAGCCGTGGTTGGCGCCGCCTTCCACGCCACCCTGGCGCGCATCGAAACCCGCTGCCGGGCGTTCTTCGCCCTGCCCTTCGCGCAACTTGATCGCGCCGCACTCAAGCGCGAACTCGACCGCATCAGCGACCTGTAA
- a CDS encoding metalloregulator ArsR/SmtB family transcription factor — translation MLNPAEVFKCLSDETRARATLLITREGELCVCELVCALDDSQPKISRHLAQLRTCGLLLDRRQGQWVYYRLNPDLPTWVHTVLKTTLTANAGWLEHNSARLTAMGDRPVNATACC, via the coding sequence ATGCTGAATCCTGCCGAAGTATTCAAATGCCTGTCCGATGAAACCCGCGCGCGGGCCACCCTGCTCATCACGCGTGAGGGTGAGTTGTGCGTGTGCGAACTGGTCTGCGCGCTGGACGACAGTCAGCCAAAAATCTCCCGCCATCTCGCCCAGCTTCGTACTTGCGGGCTGCTTCTGGATCGCCGCCAGGGGCAATGGGTGTACTACCGGCTCAATCCTGACTTGCCGACGTGGGTACACACCGTTCTCAAGACCACGCTGACCGCCAACGCCGGCTGGCTTGAGCACAACAGCGCCCGGCTTACAGCGATGGGCGACCGCCCTGTCAACGCGACTGCCTGCTGCTGA
- a CDS encoding DinB family protein, translating to MNSVQTLTRYKAWADDTFLSVLEKLPESQLIAPRPIFFGSLIRTQNHSYSMDFVWQCHLLGKPHGLATRNPADHPSIQELVAAQREIDTWYVDYADSLSEDQLAEVIEFQFIGGGAGAMSRENILLHVVNHTTYHRGHIADMLYHLDIAPPVTDLPVFLKA from the coding sequence GTGAACTCGGTACAAACGCTTACACGCTACAAGGCCTGGGCAGACGACACTTTTTTATCGGTGCTGGAAAAGCTGCCTGAATCCCAACTGATTGCGCCCCGTCCGATTTTTTTCGGTAGCCTCATCCGCACGCAAAATCACTCCTACTCCATGGACTTCGTGTGGCAGTGCCACTTGCTTGGCAAACCGCATGGCCTGGCCACGCGCAATCCAGCCGATCATCCGTCGATCCAGGAGCTGGTCGCCGCGCAACGGGAAATCGACACCTGGTACGTCGACTACGCCGATTCGCTGAGCGAGGATCAGCTGGCTGAGGTGATCGAGTTTCAGTTCATCGGCGGTGGCGCTGGCGCCATGTCCCGCGAAAATATTCTGCTGCATGTGGTCAATCACACCACTTATCACCGGGGCCACATCGCCGACATGCTGTATCACCTCGACATTGCCCCTCCCGTGACAGACCTGCCGGTCTTTCTCAAGGCTTGA